TCGTTCCTGCTTCAGCCTTTCTGGCACCTGTATCCGACTCTTGAAATCATCATCATGGCCCCACAGGAGAAAATCAGACACACCGTAATGGCGGTCAAGGCGGGAGCCAGCAATTACGTCACTTATCCGCTGAACGCCGAAGAGGTTCGATATGTAACCGAGACGACCTATCGATCCAAACTGTTCCAGTCGGAAATTGATTATTTGCGGAATCAGTTCTGGCAGCGCGATTTCATCGACATGGTACGTACCAACACCCCGGAGATGCAGGCGGTTTTCAACAAGGTTCGATCCGTAGCCACCACAAAAAGCACTGTTCTTTTGAATGGTGAGACCGGTACCGGCAAAAGCATGCTTGCCAAACTGATCCACCAGCACAGCAACAGAAGAAACGATCAATTTATCAGCTTGCACTGCGGGGCAATCCCGGACACCCTGGTTGAAAGCGAGCTGTTCGGTCATGAGAAAGGGGCCTTTACCGGCGCCGTCCGCAAAAAGCTCGGCAAATTTGAAATCGCCAGCGGCGGCACTATTTTTTTAGATGAAATCGGAACGGTTACTTCTTCCGCCCAAATTAAATTGCTGCAGGTCCTGCACGAGGGCACCTTCCAAAGAGTGGGCGGCGAGGATACCCTTAAAACGGACGTCAGAATCATTGCAGCAACCAATTCAGACCTGAAAAGCCTTTGCGATAGCGGCCAGTTCAGAAAAGATTTGTATTATCGTTTGAACGTATTTCCCTTAGACATGCCCCCCTGCGGGAACGCAAGGATGATATCCCA
The nucleotide sequence above comes from Desulfobacterales bacterium. Encoded proteins:
- a CDS encoding sigma-54 dependent transcriptional regulator, with translation MNRILVVSTEPDIFHFMQSCFRSEYNVGKAGDHEQALEGLKKKRYDCLFIDIDLIQSSHGEEDSFLLQPFWHLYPTLEIIIMAPQEKIRHTVMAVKAGASNYVTYPLNAEEVRYVTETTYRSKLFQSEIDYLRNQFWQRDFIDMVRTNTPEMQAVFNKVRSVATTKSTVLLNGETGTGKSMLAKLIHQHSNRRNDQFISLHCGAIPDTLVESELFGHEKGAFTGAVRKKLGKFEIASGGTIFLDEIGTVTSSAQIKLLQVLHEGTFQRVGGEDTLKTDVRIIAATNSDLKSLCDSGQFRKDLYYRLNVFPLDMPPCGNARMISHCLWMHF